Genomic DNA from Nonomuraea rubra:
ACCGAGTGCGCGATGTTCATCCTGAACGGGTCCCGCAGGTCCTGCTTGGTGATCCGGATGACGATCGTGCGCTGGTCGGGGCAGTACTGCGCGCCACTGCTGGTGATCGCCCCGCACACCGAGTCGCCGCCGGTGGTGATCGTCACCTCGGGCGAGCTGTACGGCAGCCCCGCCGCCGCGAACCTGCCCGCCCAGAACGTGTCGGCGCACTTCGCCATCGCCTCGTGGAAGGACCTGAGCGAGGCCACGCTCCCCACGCGGATCGCCGGGACCGCACACTTCTGCGGCACCACCTCGCCGCCCATCGCGCCCATCAGCCCGCTCTGCCCGACCCGTCCCGCGGCGGCGGCCGGCGCGGGAAAGGCGAGACCCGCGACCATGCACACGGCGAACGCCGTGAGGGGAATGCGCACGATCGCGGATCTTAGACCTTCTTATGCGGTTTTGCCTTAGTAGACCCGCTTCTTGGGTGCGGTCCAGGTGTTGCAGGCGCTCGCCGACTGGGCCTTGAAGCCCCGCTCCAGCCAGTACTTGTTGCCGGCCTGGGAGCCGTGGCTCTCGTCACCGCCGTTGCGCACGCCGAGGGCGGCGACCGGGTTGTGGCTGCCCTTGAGCAGGATGCTCCAGTCGGTGTCGGGGCGGCCGAGCGAGTTCCACACGCGGCCGACGAACGCCGCGCTCAGGCACTGGGCCTGCAGCTCGGAGCGGCGCACGCCCTCCATGATCGAGTCGTTGACCTTCGTCTTGTAGTAGAAGCGCTTGGTGGTCTCCTTGCCGATGCCGGTGAGCTCCTGGACGTGGTGGCCGTACTCGTGGGCCAGCACCTGCATCAGTGCGAGGTCGGTCGGCTCCTCGACGATGTCCTCGCTCAGGAAGAAGTACATCCCCTTGTTCTTCTCGCAGTACATCGCCTGCGCCCCCGCCTCGAAGCGGCCACAGGGGGTGTTCACCCCGAGCTTGGTGAACACGGTGAGCTTCGACTTCGTGAAGCGGTAACCCGCCTTCTTGACGATGGGGCTCCAGGCCTTGTCCAGGCACTCCATCACGGCCTGGAAGTAGTATTCGGCCTCTTCGACCGTCCCGTTCTGGACCTGCGGCTCCTCACACGCCGTCACACCCAGCTTGCCCGTCTTGTACAGGGCGTTCTTCGTCAGGACCGGCTTGTACGACGGGGCCGAAGAGGCGGCCGCGGGGGCCGTGCCGGCGAACAGCACGCCGGCCATAGCGCCCGCCATGAGCGCCAATCGAGGGATACGCATGAGAACGCACCCTATTAAAGAGGGAGTTCCAGGTAAAGCGAGACTAAAGAGCTATTAGGTGACATTTCGCGGATTTGCGGCCCAGGTGTTGCATGCGCCGGGAGAGCCGCGCTCGAAGCCGCGGGTCATCCAGGCGGCCTGCGTAGGGCCCCTGCCGTGGTCGTTCTGCGGCCAGCCCTTGGCGCCGTTCTTCCTGAACCAGTTCACCGTGTACGCCCAGTCATCCGGAGTGACCAGCGGCGTGCCGTCCATCGTGCTCATGAAGACCGCGGAGAAGCACTCGGCCTGCAACTCCGAATTGCGCGACAACTGCAGCCTCTTGGCCTTCCCGGCGGTGGTGCGCGCGGTCCAGTAGTAACTCCAGACGCCGGAGACCTGCTGGACGTGATGGCCGTACTCGTGGGCGACCAGCCGGGTGATCCCCAGCGGGAACGGGTTG
This window encodes:
- a CDS encoding neutral zinc metallopeptidase, producing MRIPLTAFAVCMVAGLAFPAPAAAAGRVGQSGLMGAMGGEVVPQKCAVPAIRVGSVASLRSFHEAMAKCADTFWAGRFAAAGLPYSSPEVTITTGGDSVCGAITSSGAQYCPDQRTIVIRITKQDLRDPFRMNIAHSVAHEWGHHVQQLIGVLAAQAALYEPATEGARKLLSHRLEMQAECFAGVFYSATLKSIRPGISWKDWLSAVRNADESDIHGKPRNLALWQDRGYRGGATGFCNTWTASRGKIA
- a CDS encoding neutral zinc metallopeptidase, producing the protein MRIPRLALMAGAMAGVLFAGTAPAAASSAPSYKPVLTKNALYKTGKLGVTACEEPQVQNGTVEEAEYYFQAVMECLDKAWSPIVKKAGYRFTKSKLTVFTKLGVNTPCGRFEAGAQAMYCEKNKGMYFFLSEDIVEEPTDLALMQVLAHEYGHHVQELTGIGKETTKRFYYKTKVNDSIMEGVRRSELQAQCLSAAFVGRVWNSLGRPDTDWSILLKGSHNPVAALGVRNGGDESHGSQAGNKYWLERGFKAQSASACNTWTAPKKRVY